The Pochonia chlamydosporia 170 chromosome 1, whole genome shotgun sequence genome window below encodes:
- a CDS encoding MFS transporter (similar to Neosartorya fischeri NRRL 181 XP_001259229.1) yields the protein MSTKDYTNGQDIEHISKRSTHEDGPLKVLEVDTFHVVGLDPQDAEFYAQFPEARRKKLLRKVDTRLVPMLALLYLISQIDRANIGNAKIEGMVKDLRMTDVQYNTVLSIFFLPYVLFEIPSNILLKKFRRPSTYLGILVTSWGIVMTCTGVVQNFGGLMTTRVLLGIFEAGFFPGAIYLCSYWYMPKDLALRISYFYCASALSGAFSGLLAAAIAQMDGVGGLEGWRWIFVLEGLASVVAGVACFLLLIDTPSLSQRWLDEDEIRYLELSMAIKQGGLSEELESTFKWKDLKIVLQNWRIYIQAYFLLCQSALSYGTKFTLPTITKAMGFNNTDAQLTSAPPYVAGAISAIIFARLSDKFYWRMPFVFIPLLIVTVAYSIILSLDGALAEKRGVAYFGIVLSVIGIYPIQAAAASWNANNIAPASRRAIGIALMNCVGNIGGILGSFMYIDREKPKYHTGFGLSLALGGFGLIVALVLEASYKVGNKNKAKIADEARSKYTEQELLDMGDKSPLFKYVL from the exons ATGTCCACCAAAGACTACACGAACGGCCAAGACATCGAGCACATCAGCAAGAGATCCACTCACGAGGATGGCCCTTTGAAGGTTCTCGAGGTTGATACCTTTCATGTCGTTGGCTTGGACCCTCAAGATGCCGAATTTTACGCCCAATTTCCAGAAGCTAGGCGGAAGAAGCTGCTTCGTAAG GTGGATACGCGACTCGTCCCGATGTTGGCACTTCTCTATCTGATAAGCCAAATTGATCGAGCCAACATTGGTAATGCCAAGATAGAGGGTATGGTGAAAGATCTACGCATGACAGATGTGCAGTATAATACCGTGCTCTCCATCT TTTTCCTCCCATATGTTTTGTTTGAAATACCTAGCAACATTCTACTCAAAAAGTTTCGACGGCCTTCTACATACCTCGGAATTCTCGTCACTAGCTGGGGTATTGTTATGACATGTACCGGCGTAGTCCAAAACTTTGGTGGACTTATGACTACACGAGTATTGCTTGGTATTTTCGA GGCTGGGTTCTTCCCCGGAGCTATTTATTTGTGTTCTTACTGGTATATGCCCAAGGACTTGGCACTTCGCATTTCCTACTTTTATTGTGCCAGTGCATTGTCTGGCGCCTTTTCTGGCCTGTTAGCCGCCGCTATTGCCCAAatggatggtgttggtggacTCGAAGGATGGCGTTGGATATTTGTCTTGGAGGGCCTGGCAAGCGTTGTTGCAGGTGTTGCATgtttcttgctgctcatTGACACGCCGTCATTATCTCAACGGTGGCttgatgaagacgagattCGGTACCTGGAACTTTCCATGGCTATAAAACAGGGAGGACTGTCAGAGGAACTGGAGTCTACCTTTAAGTGGAAAGACCTTAAGATTGTGCTCCAAAACTGGAGAATTTACATACAGGCATACTTCCTGCTCTGCCAGTCGGCTCTTTCCTATG GTACCAAGTTTACGCTTCCAACGATTACCAAAGCCATGGGGTTCAACAATACAGATGCCCAACTCACTTCCGCGCCGCCTTATGTAGCCGGTGCCATATCAGCTATCATATTTGCCCGATTATCTGATAAGTTCTACTGGAGAATGCCGTTTGTGTTTATACCACTGCTTATTGTTACGGTAGCCTATTCCATCATATTATCGTTAGATGGAGCGCTTGCGGAGAAACGGGGGGTAGCCTACTTTGGCATTGTTCTATCTGTGATCGGAATATATCCTATTCAGGCCGCTGCAGCTTCCTGGAACGCCAACAATATTGCTCCTGCATCACGAAGAGCCATTGGAATTGCACTCATGAACTGCGTTGGCAACATTGGCGGCATTCTGGGTAGCTTCATGTATATTGACAGAGAGAAGCCGAAATATCACACAGGCTTTGGCCTGAGTTTGGCGCTGGGCGGATTTGGATTGATCGTTGCGCTTGTGCTTGAAGCGAGTTACAAGGTGGGTAACAagaacaaggccaagattgcGGATGAAGCAAGAAGCAAGTACACGGAACAGGAGCTACTGGACATGGGGGACAAGTCACCACTCTTTAAGTATGTTCTGTAA